From the genome of Xiphophorus couchianus chromosome 15, X_couchianus-1.0, whole genome shotgun sequence:
gcatatataaaaactgtcaaactcaaaattaatagtaaaataaattaatgaacacatgagtaaaattacattaaaaatgcagattACAACATTaatgagaataataataataattgttaataTAATGAAGAATAGAAAGTTACTGCAGAAGGTAAGATAATTTCTAGATGACTCAATGTGACTGATttcctaataaaataaaaaatgaaatattttaaatgaatatttaaaaaaataagaaaacaaaatctaaataaaactaaataattaattaaatgagtaaaataccTAAATGtataagaaaaaagtaaataaagggAGTATATGAAtgaatataagtaaataaactttataataatattaatatgaaTGTCTCTGCAGGTTCTGGATCTCTGTTTGTTCTGGATCAGACTGAAACTGGAATTGTTTTAGTGAGAAGGTAAAGTTTCTGGatccttcattttttatttttaccacaaacaggaagtgcagATGTGTCCAGATTCGGGTTAGGATGTGTAAAACTCTTAGACTGCTCTAAGGTGGCGAAACgctgaaaacacacagaatgAATGATGcaaaatccaaaacacacaaagaaaacatttgaatgcaacACAAAAACCCTGCAACCACAGGAAACAGAAGCAAAAGGGAAAACAAGCTACATAAAGCAGAAGACCTCCAGGCCACCAGGGGGAGTCTGGAGTCGGCCATATTAGCTACGTAAATATGCTGCTGCTCTCTACGATTGTAAAAACCATGAACCATAGAAAACCTTTTccttcttccactcaactttcttcTGGAATCTCGTCGTTCCTGAGTTTGTAGTTCCAGATGAAGCGGTcggctccccctgctggtctgGAGGACTAACGTCTGTGGAGTCAGTTTGGAGCCTTTTATTCttgctgatgtttttgtttctgtttcctgttctgGTGCGTTTTAATGTTAGCTGCAGTTTGGTTCCTTTCAGCCACCGTagtttcacttcctgctgaCAAACTTTTGTGATCAGAGTCTCTGGAGGATTTCCAGAGATTTTATTGGGCTTGTGCTGCTTGTCACACTCtctctgtgtatgtgtgtgtctctctctctcgctgtgtgtgtgtctctgtgtgtgtgtgtctctctctcgctgtgtgtgtgtctctgtgtgtgtgtgtgtgtgtgtgtgtctctctctcgctgtgtgtgtctctctgtgtgtgtctttgtgtgtgtgtgtgtgtgtctcagctGGCAGTGGGGTGACGGTCTCTTCGATGTTGCGTGGAGTGAAGCTAACGAACACGTCTTGGTGGCTGGAGGTGGAGACGGCAGCCTGCAGCTTTGGgactcagccaatcagaacgctCCGCTGAAAGTGGCCAAGGAGCACACACAGGAGgtacgacacacacacacacacacccacacgcacccCGCTGTGACTGaccggtgtgtgtgtgaaggtttACTCTGTGGACTGGAGTCAGACCAGAGCAGAGAACCTGATCGCCTCCGGATCCTGGGACCGCTCCGTTAAAGTGGTGAGGCTCTGCCCCTTTATTTGAGGCTCCGCCATCATTTCACAGTGGCTCCGCCCATAAcgctcctctctctctcctgaaGTGGGACCAGAACCTCGGCCGCTCCCTGGCCACGCTCAGGGGTCACGAAGGGGTCGTCTACAGCTCCATCTGGTCTCCTCACATCCCAGGATGCATTGCTTCAGCCTCAGGTCAGCCGCCGCTCTCATTCTCCGTCAGGAATCCCAGAATTCCCAGCATTCAGCTGTGAAGGTTGATGGTTCAGCTTAGAGTTTGTTAGCAGCTTTTGGCCACAGGGGGGTGCCGCTGCAGCGTGAAAGTAAATCCGTCTGATCTGACAGAAAATGggcttaaatatttttcactcatgaaatctgaaaagtgtggcgtgctcAGCTCTAGTTCAGGTTTCAGTGATTTTAGGCTTTTAGGGTTTCTATTTTTAGCGCAGAATTCAGATCCAACTGGATCCAACCGGGTCGTCAGAGCTAAATTGGACCCGGTTCTGCAGTGGAAAGTCCCGGCCGGGCCTGAGGGATCCTGGCCCAATGGACTGGTCTGCTCAGCTGGGTCGCGTTCTGATCCGACAGGTCTACgttatttattcagaaaaaagttggatttaaaaaaaaatttcaccgttctttttttttttccaacattttactTCTATCATGACTTTTTAAACGTTTaaggaaaatatattaatttgctcctttttctgatttttattatttttctacttttttaatgtgatcaaaaatactttgaaaaactgattttcattatttcctttgtttctatttgcatttttttatttatttgtttaatattttttctttatttattttgaagaacagcattatttctatttttttctgtttttgtttttaatatattttttatttgtttagtttattttccttttttgtaaaacttttgtttgtctttcttgttttgaaccttcatttttcttttaaatttgttgcTCAGCAACCAGTCGGGTTCTGTTGGGTCAAAGTGGTGGGTTCTGGTCCGGTCGGGCTGGTTCTGTTTTGGACCTTTGAGCCAGCcggtgctgcagcagaacccTGAAGCCCAGCGGCTCTTTGTGGACCCGACTCCGGCCGGTTCTGGCTCAGTTGAAACAGCGTCACATGGGTCTCTGGTCCCAACAGAACCGACCGCAGCTCACGAGATGGCCAGCGACCCGGTTCCTCACAAGCTGCTTTGTTTCTGAGCTTTTAGTCTCAGTTCTACCAGGAAAATGTCCCGGCTGAGTATTAAGTGTGATGTCATGGCTACATGTAGCGAAGGTTAGCATGTAGCTTCAGCTGCTACCTAAACGTGGATCAGTGAGTCATCGTTCCACTACATGCCAACACAGTGTTTGGCTGAGGCTAACGCTAAATGCTAGTCACGAACATTCATTTTGCTTGTGGAAGTGATTCTGTGTGACTGAGCTTTCAGGTTTCAGGATTGTTGAGTTTTGCTAACTCTTCTGCTGCTTTAGCCTGATTGGCTGCAGTAGAGCTTCGGTCAGAAAACTTACCGGACAGATTATAAACTGTTTACTGTGGAACtacagcaatgcattctgggtagagGATAATACCCTCAGATATTGTTTCATGTTTGTCTTCTTCTCTACTGTTGGCacattttcacactgaaaacatgtaaaaatgttttttaccgTCTGCATGGATTCATCAgtttaaaacctaaaatctGTCAAATTCTCCAGATTCATTTTCAGTGAAAGCATCTGGAGCTGCGTGTGTTTTCAGTCCCTGGATTAAACTCATCTCAGCAGCTGATAGCGGTTTTGTTGCTGTGATTGTTGTGATGCCGCCCGCGCGGCGCGGCGGTTCGCTCCGTAACGATGCTGCGGCGGATTAGAAGTGAAGGTGGCTGCGCTGCGCCGCGGCTGGCAGCTTCCTGCTCACCTACACACTCGCAACCATCCGCCTCAACGCCGCTCAGCTAATGAGATAAAGGCTGTTTCAAAACATGCAGATGAAAAAGAAGCGGGGATTATCTGCAGGAGAACAGGCGGATCAGGTGGGAGCTGCTATGATTGGTCAGGATGAtcgtcaaccaatcagagcgtCTCTGTGTGGGACGACTTTATGCTCATATTTAATCTGTTTGCTCTTTTTGCCTTTAATCCATTTAGATCAGATTAAGCAGAATTTAAACGCCATGCAAAACATCATGAGTTTCAGCACAGCGGACTGAGGccagaaggtcaaaggtcaaagatcTCCTCTGGCTCTACGGCCGTTCTGAGCATGTGCAGCACTTCAGAGATCGAGACTTGAGTCTGCTGAGCTTCCTGTTGCCAGACGGCTAACAGGAAGcccacacacctccaaattgcaccCATCCCAGCTGTGCTGGTTGCTAGGCGACTGagggagggggcggggcttccaggctgctttttaaaacacaaacaccaaacGTGATTATATCAACTAAgtcagcaacattttcaattcaaaacgtTTTTGCTGCCAAGTTCATGAATAATTAGataattatcatttttaatcaacCATCAGCAAAGAGTTTCAGGAAGAACTGAAACATGGAGCtcctttagaaatgtggacatTAGCGCTAGCTGTCACATGTTAGCATCAAGATGCTATTTCAGtttaggctaactccttttagcacaacttgaacacaacaacagtcttttccagcgtccaatcagatcaattagaagcagaaatgaacccagagaagaagaagcttcATGGCTGCTGTTAGCGATGTAGCTTTAGCATCTCTGGTTCCAACAACGAGAACGCACCGCTAACCTCAGAGCCACCAAACGCCGCCTCAGCAAAAACAGCTGGAGGAAACGATTCTCCAGAgacgtgtgtgtgggcgtgtgtgtgtgttgtacgGTTCAAAACCGTCTCACATCAGTGATGATGAAAGAAGCTGCTGATGCAGCACTGATAGCAGGTTTAACAGAggacttacacacacacacacacacacacacacccccaggCCTGGTTACCGGTGGTTAGCGGTTTAGCCGTGTTCTCCGCTGCGGCTCGTTCTCCCAGCGGTGTCTCTGTGcgagtgaggaagaggaggaggaggaaaagtgaCTGTAATGTTTaatctgatgtttgtttttgctctttaatCTCCTCTGTGCAGCAAATGATCAGAAACTGATTAGTGCGGCTGACTGGAGCAGCTGAGAGTCTGGGTTGTTCTGATGATGGAGTTTCTAACATGGCGCCGCCTCAGGACTTCCTGCTTTCGCCACGTTTAGCTTTTAGCTCTCAGGTCACGTTTTGGCCAACCgaacatttagaaataaaaaccatcaaACTTTCAGAAATCGACTCAAGTGAAgctttttgagattttattcaATGTTCAGCTGATAGTTTAGTAATGCAGCGAAGCCCACCGACCCGTAACCGGTGGCAACGGTTTGGGGTCAGATGGGTTCATAAAACCAGACAAAGTTTTCATCCTTCAGTCTGAGAAACTTTAAAACTTCCTGCTCCCCGAGTTGCTGGAGGTGAAAGGTTTAATCTCAGCTCCGACGTCATCAGGTTGGATTATCCTGGAGGAAGTTTGAGGAGGAATTAATAATCTGTAATCCTGCATCATGCTATCACTTTGACTGTCCTGACGCAGTGCATGCTGGGTAAAACCTGCGTCTGCTTCCAGGCGACGGGACGCTCAGAGTCTGGGATGTGAAGGCCGCTGCGTGCCGATTGGCTGTTCCTGCTCACAAAGCTGAGATCCTGAGCTGCGATTGGTGCAAATACGACCAGGTGGGTCAGACACAACTAATCGATCACAGAACTCGTTTTGATCACTGATCAGAGTTTAACCTGCTTTCATTTTCACCTGAAATTAACAGCAAAGttagaataaaaatgattttttaaatcagattattttaatcCGTCTGCAGAATCTGGTGGCTACAGGATCGGTGGActgcagcgtgtgtgtgtgggaccTGAGGAACATCACACAGCCCGTCAATCAGCTGCTGGGACACAGCTACGCCATCCGCAGGGTCaaggtgcacacacacacacacacacacacacagatctgtCCCTCTCCATCCCGCTGCCTCAAACTGAGAAACAGTCTGTTGGTCCTGACAGCATCAAAACTCCCACTTTAATGGCCCAAATAGGAATACACACAttagcctgtgtgtgtgtgtgtgtgtgtgtggataaaCTCTGTTTTTACTGCAGAAGCTAAACTCCGGTTATCAGCCGTTTAGCTGGAGTTGTGCTCCTGTAGCAGCGCTTGTCGCAGCTCATTCTGGGGGCAGACAGACATCACCAATCGATGAGACGATTCAGCACAAAGaaatcttcttcttctgactCAGCAGGACTGAACTTCCTCCTCAGCATTTCATCACTTCTGGTTTCAAATCTAACAAATTAAGGaagtttatcattttatttcctttaattaaaataactttaaaacttaCTGGCAGCTGGTGATAAAACTCTgaattacattttccttttatttgttgaattattttattttcttatttatttttccatttaattctTATTATTTCTAAGCTATAATTTACTCTGGTTAATGGGtcggttctggtggttctgctgGGTCTCATTGACCAACTCATGGGGATCGGACCCGAAACAGATTAAACACAGAACGGTTCAGAAGGTCCGGATCAGCGGAGCAACCAAAAGGTTCTGTCAGCGTTTCTGAACTGGACTGGGTTCAATGAGCAGAACCGCTGAGTCGGCTCTGTCCTCTGGATCAGAaccgtcctgctgctgctcgcCTCAGAACCGACCGACCCAGAAACCTCTCAGGCTGAAGCTCCTCCATGTTTCTGAAGAAATCGTCCAGGTTCTGCTCCGGGTCCGGTCAGATCCGGGTCTCTGCTCCAGAACCAGGAGATCCTGCCGGTTCTGCCGATCCCGCCTCTAATCCTGCCTCTGGTTCTCTCCGCAGTTCTCCCCGTTCAGTCGGACCGTTCTGGCCTCCTGCTCCTACGACTTCACCGTCCGGTAAGttctggaccggttctgatTCGGTTTTAGACGTCTGAAAGAACCACAGCCTCTAAACCCGGGGTGTCCAAcatgtggcccgggggccatttacGGCCCTTGAGAGGATTTTGTTTGGCGAAGCAAAAACGGTAAAAATGTTTCCCAGAGACGGACTGaagttctgtttctgttctggaTCTTTATGATGAACCGGTTTCACAAGAACTGTAAActagcaaataaacaaatttttacatttaaatttcacAAAAGTGGTTTTCAGAGAGCCGAGCGTGAAAACATGGCGGCTCCaaattattcatctttttattgGATTATggactgaggaagaggaggagggagtcTTCATCAGAGTagcgatgatgatgatgtttaatgatgatgatggagtGTGGGATGAAGATGAATCATTTCTGGCTCTGGGAAAATATCCAGaataatagaaaaattaaaaacatattaaataatcCAGAATAAGTGGAGATTAATTTATATTTCCTTGATAATCTGCATAAAACTGGAGTTAAAACTTTATTCAGTTAATTACTATTTAAATTTATGCAacgttaaaaacattttaaaatgtctcaaaatcaaaattaaatttgagaATTTATTCCATGAAGAAATTATACtgaacaaaatctaaacatgtGAAATATTGTTGCTATGTGGCGTCaacagctgatgttttattatttaatagtAATATTTCACTTCAAGacgaaacaaaataaatatttaaaaaatacttatttaatttgggagcttattttgtcaattacaattttttaattttatttcttgacaaattatataaataatagtAAATATAATCATTAACAT
Proteins encoded in this window:
- the pex7 gene encoding peroxisomal biogenesis factor 7 — its product is MTTMKVFRCPGRHGYAVEASPFLPNRLACAASQYYGITGSGSLFVLDQTETGIVLVRSWQWGDGLFDVAWSEANEHVLVAGGGDGSLQLWDSANQNAPLKVAKEHTQEVYSVDWSQTRAENLIASGSWDRSVKVWDQNLGRSLATLRGHEGVVYSSIWSPHIPGCIASASGDGTLRVWDVKAAACRLAVPAHKAEILSCDWCKYDQNLVATGSVDCSVCVWDLRNITQPVNQLLGHSYAIRRVKFSPFSRTVLASCSYDFTVRFWDFGRRLPLLDTVEHHSEFVCGLDFNLHIPHQVVDCSWDETVKIYSPSCLTAAS